In Topomyia yanbarensis strain Yona2022 chromosome 2, ASM3024719v1, whole genome shotgun sequence, one DNA window encodes the following:
- the LOC131679105 gene encoding hypertrehalosaemic prohormone-like, which translates to MDLVKLFSVLLICASLIFVCEAQLTFTPSWGKRSSVQLGSNMPNSFGAQDGCKTPVDSLMVIYRMIQSEAQKILECNQK; encoded by the exons ATGGACCTGGTGAAACTATTCAGTGTGCTGCTAATCTGCGCCTCTTTGATCTTCGTCTGTGAAGCACAG CTTACCTTCACGCCATCCTGGGGAAAGCGATCTTCGGTTCAACTGGGGTCGAACATGCCGAATTCGTTCGGTGCTCAGGACGGCTGTAAAACACCCGTCGACTCACTGATGGTTATCTATCGGATGATTCAG AGCGAGGCTCAGAAAATCCTGGAATGCAATCAGAAATGA